A stretch of the Candidatus Jettenia sp. AMX2 genome encodes the following:
- a CDS encoding 4Fe-4S dicluster domain-containing protein, with protein sequence MAIIRIKENYCKGCLLCIPVCHNGSLVISELINEQGLHPVKFKEGAECDGCKKCAIMCPDMAIEIYH encoded by the coding sequence ATGGCGATAATTAGGATAAAAGAGAATTATTGTAAAGGCTGTCTTCTCTGTATTCCGGTATGTCATAACGGGTCGTTAGTGATCTCTGAATTGATAAACGAACAGGGTTTGCATCCCGTAAAGTTCAAAGAGGGGGCAGAGTGTGACGGGTGTAAAAAATGCGCAATAATGTGCCCCGATATGGCTATAGAAATTTATCATTAA
- the dxs gene encoding 1-deoxy-D-xylulose-5-phosphate synthase, translating into MNKILDYVDYPEDLKKLGHEDLSTLALEIRELIVDAVSKNPGHLSSNLGVVELTIALHYCFDFKKDKLIWDVGHQAYVHKILTGRKMRFSTLRQYKGLSGFPDKYESPYDPFTCGHSGNAISAALGLSCADEILGYKRFIVAVVGDGAIGAGMSLEALNHAGDLKKNLLVVLNDNEMSISSTVGAFSKYLNKIRTAPLYTDLKKDFHNLLNILPVFGKPVGKTLDHILELIRRGTTPGQIFIDLGFNYFGPIDGHDFGILIEILHNVRHLEGPVLLHVITEKGRGFEPACRNPTQYHSAGKFEMCNGKVTVKGQKKISYTNVFGDTLVELAKTDHKLVGITAAMPDGTGMVSFGEKFPDRFYDVGICEQHAVGLANGLSAGGLKPVLAIYSTFLQRAYDQVFHDICLQRNGAVFVMDRAGIVGNDGPTHNGVFDIAYLRHFPEIILMAPKNGSELKSMLKFAIDTNKPVVIRYPKEDIPEEVLNSCDTSFEIGKAEIVREGADGVLLAYGAMVYRCMRAAEKLSEKGIEVMVINARFAKPLDRELILEVIRNYRVILTAEDHALMGGFGSAVLELAVDEREDANKIVRLGIPDRFIEHGPRDLILKNLGLDEDGIARKFIESCERIDRNNSFAKVGKRSLTV; encoded by the coding sequence ATGAACAAAATATTAGATTATGTTGATTATCCGGAAGATCTAAAGAAATTAGGGCATGAAGATTTGTCCACGCTGGCATTGGAAATACGGGAATTGATAGTGGATGCCGTTTCGAAAAACCCGGGACATCTTTCATCAAATCTGGGCGTTGTTGAATTAACCATTGCCCTGCATTACTGCTTTGATTTCAAAAAGGATAAACTGATATGGGATGTAGGTCATCAGGCATACGTCCATAAGATTCTTACGGGGAGAAAAATGAGATTCTCGACCCTGAGGCAGTATAAGGGACTTAGTGGTTTTCCGGACAAATATGAAAGTCCTTATGACCCCTTTACCTGCGGTCACAGCGGGAATGCTATCTCGGCAGCCCTCGGATTGTCTTGCGCTGATGAAATTCTTGGATATAAAAGGTTTATTGTGGCGGTTGTTGGAGATGGTGCCATAGGAGCCGGAATGTCTCTGGAAGCGCTGAATCATGCGGGAGATCTTAAAAAAAATCTGTTGGTAGTATTGAATGATAATGAAATGTCTATTTCCAGTACTGTCGGAGCTTTTTCAAAATATTTAAACAAGATCAGGACTGCTCCGTTGTATACCGACCTTAAAAAAGATTTTCATAATTTATTAAATATCCTGCCAGTATTTGGCAAACCGGTTGGGAAGACACTGGATCATATTCTTGAATTAATCAGGAGAGGCACTACACCCGGGCAGATATTTATAGACCTGGGCTTTAATTATTTTGGCCCGATTGACGGGCACGATTTTGGCATACTTATTGAAATACTACATAACGTAAGGCACCTGGAAGGGCCTGTCCTTTTGCACGTGATTACGGAAAAAGGGCGAGGTTTTGAACCGGCATGCCGGAACCCTACCCAATACCATAGCGCCGGAAAATTTGAAATGTGTAACGGGAAGGTTACGGTAAAAGGTCAAAAGAAGATATCTTATACGAATGTATTTGGAGATACCCTGGTAGAACTGGCAAAAACAGATCATAAACTAGTAGGGATAACAGCCGCCATGCCTGACGGAACTGGCATGGTTTCTTTTGGCGAAAAATTTCCTGACCGGTTTTATGATGTGGGAATCTGTGAGCAGCATGCGGTCGGCTTGGCTAACGGATTGTCCGCTGGCGGACTAAAACCCGTGCTGGCTATTTATTCGACATTTTTACAGAGGGCATACGATCAGGTATTCCATGACATATGCCTGCAGCGCAACGGTGCTGTTTTTGTGATGGACCGTGCAGGGATAGTTGGTAATGATGGCCCCACCCATAACGGTGTATTTGATATCGCTTACCTTCGTCATTTTCCGGAAATCATATTAATGGCGCCAAAGAATGGAAGTGAATTAAAATCAATGTTAAAATTTGCCATAGATACAAACAAACCTGTGGTGATCCGGTATCCAAAAGAGGATATCCCTGAAGAAGTGCTGAATTCCTGCGACACTTCGTTTGAAATCGGAAAGGCGGAAATAGTAAGAGAAGGAGCAGATGGTGTACTTCTGGCTTATGGCGCAATGGTATACCGGTGCATGCGGGCAGCTGAAAAGCTTAGTGAAAAAGGTATCGAGGTGATGGTGATTAATGCAAGATTTGCAAAACCTCTTGACAGAGAACTTATTTTGGAGGTAATCAGAAATTACAGAGTCATATTGACCGCAGAAGATCATGCGCTTATGGGCGGTTTCGGTTCTGCAGTACTGGAACTTGCTGTTGATGAAAGAGAGGATGCAAATAAAATTGTAAGACTTGGCATTCCTGACCGGTTTATTGAACACGGCCCCCGGGATCTTATACTAAAGAACCTGGGTTTGGATGAAGACGGGATTGCCAGGAAGTTTATTGAATCGTGTGAGCGGATTGACAGGAACAATTCATTCGCAAAGGTAGGGAAACGAAGCCTGACCGTTTAG
- the murD gene encoding UDP-N-acetylmuramoyl-L-alanine--D-glutamate ligase: MSKLKKQMFTNKRITVMGLGCFGGGIGVSRFLVNQGAFVTVTDLRNEGELSSSLKQLEGLPIVYRLGGHHDEDFIHADMVIVNPAVPENSRFLQIALNNRVSVETEINIFFALCPAPIIGVTGSNGKSTTTGLIGTMLGQTSRRVWIGGNIGKSLLTGLEEIKPQDIVVLELSSFQLKRLSSIQRSPHVSAITNLSPNHLDRHSGMDDYIQSKKNIILYQHENDYAVINYDDPELRKWEDECRGRILWYSTKEKVRNGVFVENDDVVVSLDHQMKKIACLSAVKMPGIHNIQNILAASGAAYLAGAEESHIGGGIAAFTGLEHRLEFVSVVHGIQYFNDSKATTPESAIAAIRAFREPVILIAGGGDKGSDFDEFASVCVKCTKAIILMGTTAKKIYGLIQRKMPEAGRPLLFMANTLNEAFHRATTVAKTGDVILLSPACASYDMFQNYEERGRQFKQLVQAL; the protein is encoded by the coding sequence GTGAGCAAACTAAAAAAACAAATGTTCACCAACAAAAGAATAACCGTAATGGGACTAGGTTGTTTTGGAGGAGGCATCGGAGTTAGCCGGTTTCTCGTAAATCAGGGTGCATTTGTCACGGTTACCGACCTGAGAAATGAAGGAGAACTTTCCTCCTCATTGAAACAGCTTGAGGGGCTTCCCATTGTTTACAGACTCGGGGGGCACCATGACGAAGATTTTATACATGCCGACATGGTTATTGTTAATCCGGCAGTGCCGGAGAACTCAAGGTTTCTGCAAATAGCACTGAATAACCGTGTTTCCGTTGAAACAGAGATAAATATTTTTTTTGCCTTGTGCCCTGCCCCGATTATCGGTGTTACCGGAAGTAACGGGAAGTCGACCACAACAGGACTGATTGGCACCATGCTCGGGCAAACCTCACGCAGGGTATGGATAGGAGGAAATATTGGAAAGTCTCTCCTGACAGGATTGGAAGAGATAAAGCCACAGGATATTGTAGTGCTGGAACTCTCAAGTTTTCAGCTCAAAAGACTATCCTCCATACAAAGAAGTCCGCATGTGAGCGCCATAACAAACCTGTCTCCGAACCATCTTGACAGACATTCCGGTATGGATGACTATATTCAATCAAAAAAGAATATCATCCTGTATCAGCATGAGAATGACTATGCTGTCATCAATTATGATGACCCTGAATTGAGGAAATGGGAGGACGAATGCAGGGGGCGTATTCTATGGTACAGTACAAAAGAAAAGGTAAGAAACGGTGTTTTTGTTGAAAATGATGATGTTGTTGTATCGCTTGACCATCAGATGAAAAAGATAGCATGTCTGTCAGCGGTTAAGATGCCGGGTATACATAATATTCAGAATATTCTGGCTGCTTCCGGTGCTGCTTATCTTGCGGGTGCAGAAGAATCACATATCGGGGGAGGTATAGCGGCATTTACAGGATTGGAACATCGTCTGGAATTTGTATCTGTAGTACATGGCATTCAGTATTTCAATGATTCGAAGGCAACTACGCCAGAATCGGCAATTGCTGCCATCAGGGCTTTTCGGGAACCGGTAATTCTCATTGCGGGTGGTGGTGATAAAGGGAGTGATTTTGATGAGTTTGCCAGCGTCTGCGTGAAATGTACAAAGGCGATTATTCTCATGGGGACAACAGCAAAAAAGATATACGGCCTTATTCAACGGAAAATGCCGGAGGCAGGAAGACCTTTATTGTTTATGGCAAATACACTTAATGAGGCCTTTCATCGGGCAACTACTGTTGCAAAAACGGGAGATGTTATATTACTTTCACCTGCATGTGCGAGTTACGATA
- the xseA gene encoding exodeoxyribonuclease VII large subunit — MNFTGMAFPLINTAGSSKKILAVSMLTRMIRNSLEKDFFHVWVIGEVSNVRSPLSGHVYLTLKDASAQLQAVLFKSVANTVKFELKDGMEAVVFGSVTVYEFRGQYQLIIEHIEPKGIGALQLAFLQLKERLEKEGLFDPARKRPLPPFPRKIAIVTSPTGAAMKDILKVISRRFAKVEIVVYPVRVQGDCAAHEIAQAIHDLNTLSDIDVMIIGRGGGSLEDLWAFNEEVVARSIYASKIPVISAVGHEIDVTISDLVADKRALTPTEAGELVVPLHDQIVESLEKIKTRLVRALYNKIMLTKGRLQTIKESLSYKKPIDKIMRLQQKSDEIVQRLSTISKHKVELEHERLGGIVNRLDNVSPLRVLSRGYSITTAIEDSRPIKSIKGLSIGKKVKIQFSHGSVISSIIEIMK, encoded by the coding sequence ATGAATTTCACAGGGATGGCATTTCCATTAATAAATACAGCAGGAAGTTCAAAAAAAATTCTGGCGGTTTCCATGCTTACCAGGATGATCCGTAATTCTCTGGAAAAAGACTTTTTTCATGTATGGGTCATCGGAGAGGTATCGAATGTAAGAAGCCCACTGTCGGGGCACGTTTATTTAACACTCAAGGATGCCAGTGCACAACTCCAGGCAGTATTGTTTAAATCCGTTGCAAATACAGTAAAATTTGAACTAAAGGACGGCATGGAAGCAGTGGTTTTTGGTTCCGTTACCGTATATGAATTCCGAGGTCAATATCAGTTGATTATTGAACATATAGAGCCAAAAGGTATCGGTGCATTACAACTGGCTTTTTTACAGTTAAAAGAGCGGCTTGAAAAGGAGGGCTTATTTGACCCGGCACGCAAAAGACCTCTGCCTCCATTTCCCAGAAAGATAGCTATTGTAACATCACCAACAGGTGCTGCAATGAAGGATATACTTAAAGTGATCAGCAGAAGATTTGCAAAGGTGGAGATTGTTGTTTACCCGGTAAGGGTGCAGGGTGATTGTGCAGCACATGAGATTGCACAGGCGATTCATGATTTAAATACCCTGTCTGACATTGATGTAATGATTATTGGGAGAGGGGGCGGCAGTCTGGAAGATTTATGGGCGTTTAATGAAGAAGTGGTTGCAAGGAGTATTTATGCCTCAAAAATTCCTGTTATTTCAGCAGTGGGACATGAGATTGATGTAACTATTTCAGATTTGGTTGCAGACAAGAGGGCACTAACGCCCACAGAGGCTGGCGAACTGGTTGTTCCCCTTCATGACCAGATAGTGGAATCGTTGGAGAAAATTAAAACTAGACTTGTTCGGGCATTATATAATAAAATAATGCTTACGAAGGGCAGACTTCAGACAATAAAAGAGAGCCTTTCATATAAAAAACCGATTGATAAGATTATGAGACTACAACAGAAATCAGATGAAATTGTTCAAAGGCTTTCCACCATAAGCAAGCACAAGGTAGAATTAGAACATGAACGGCTGGGAGGTATCGTAAACAGGCTGGATAATGTAAGTCCGTTGCGGGTACTCAGCAGGGGTTATTCTATTACTACGGCCATAGAGGATTCCAGGCCAATAAAATCAATTAAAGGATTGAGTATCGGTAAAAAGGTGAAAATACAGTTTTCACACGGGAGTGTTATTTCTTCAATTATTGAGATAATGAAATAA
- a CDS encoding thiamine pyrophosphate-dependent enzyme encodes MQTLYEKPKAMFDTPTHFCPGCGHGIVLRLIAEIIDSWNIRGKTIGLAPVGCSVLAYNYLDIDMCEAAHGRPPAVATGIKRVHPDHFVFAYQGDGDLAAIGTAEIIHAANRGENITFIFVNNAIYGMTNGQMAPTTLLGQKTVTTPSGRDAVNCGYPIRICELLAVLDGSSYLERVSISSPENIRRTKKAIEKGFKTQKEKKGFSLIEILSPCPIYWRMDANESMKYIDEEMTRTFPLGVVKDWEQKKSG; translated from the coding sequence ATGCAGACACTTTATGAAAAACCCAAAGCAATGTTCGACACGCCGACGCATTTTTGTCCGGGATGCGGTCATGGGATTGTTTTACGGTTAATTGCAGAGATTATTGATTCGTGGAACATCAGGGGAAAAACTATCGGACTGGCTCCGGTGGGATGTTCCGTTCTGGCTTATAATTATCTTGATATTGATATGTGTGAGGCTGCTCATGGCCGTCCGCCTGCCGTTGCTACCGGTATTAAAAGGGTTCATCCGGACCATTTCGTGTTTGCATATCAGGGAGACGGTGATTTGGCGGCGATCGGGACGGCTGAAATTATTCATGCTGCCAACAGAGGTGAAAATATAACATTTATCTTTGTTAATAATGCTATCTATGGAATGACAAATGGCCAGATGGCACCTACAACACTGCTGGGACAGAAAACGGTCACAACACCTTCAGGGCGTGATGCGGTAAATTGCGGTTATCCGATACGTATCTGTGAACTGCTGGCCGTTCTCGATGGCAGCAGCTATCTCGAAAGGGTAAGTATCTCCTCTCCGGAAAATATCCGAAGAACAAAAAAGGCAATTGAGAAAGGTTTTAAGACTCAAAAAGAAAAGAAGGGTTTTTCCCTTATAGAGATCCTTTCTCCTTGTCCTATCTACTGGAGAATGGATGCGAATGAATCAATGAAATATATTGATGAAGAGATGACTCGTACCTTTCCGCTCGGGGTAGTGAAAGATTGGGAGCAGAAGAAAAGTGGGTAG
- a CDS encoding 2-oxoacid:acceptor oxidoreductase family protein, translating into MIPITERIILAGFGGQGMMLLGKLLAQAAMAVGKYVTFFPSYGTEVRGGTAVYHLIISDEEIFSPLIEVADTLIVMNQPSYQKFYGMLKPDGLLILNSSMITVQNHPEMKVYMIPATEIASKLGNVLVSNIVILGAYLAIRKLISADQILKQLRAILKQKKGELFTINKQALEYGMKVITSPVLSSHNKS; encoded by the coding sequence ATGATACCCATAACGGAAAGGATAATCCTTGCAGGTTTTGGCGGGCAGGGGATGATGCTGCTGGGAAAGTTGCTGGCACAGGCCGCAATGGCCGTCGGTAAATATGTGACTTTTTTCCCCTCCTATGGTACAGAAGTCAGGGGTGGAACAGCTGTGTATCATCTTATCATTTCAGACGAAGAAATCTTTTCCCCGCTCATTGAAGTTGCAGATACTTTGATAGTCATGAATCAGCCTTCCTATCAGAAATTTTATGGAATGTTAAAGCCTGATGGGCTGCTTATCCTGAATTCATCAATGATTACGGTACAAAACCATCCTGAAATGAAGGTGTATATGATTCCGGCTACTGAAATTGCCAGCAAACTGGGAAATGTCCTGGTTTCGAATATCGTTATACTCGGTGCATATCTGGCTATACGGAAATTGATTTCTGCTGACCAGATTTTGAAGCAACTGCGTGCAATATTAAAACAAAAAAAGGGTGAACTGTTTACCATTAATAAACAGGCGCTTGAGTACGGTATGAAAGTAATAACATCCCCGGTTTTGTCAAGTCATAACAAATCATAA
- a CDS encoding 3-methyl-2-oxobutanoate dehydrogenase subunit VorB encodes MKQLLMGNEAAAEAAIQAGCRYYYGYPITPQNELINYMAVRMPQVGGTFIQAESEIAAISMVHGSAAAGGRTMTSSSSPGISLKQEGISYLAGSELPCVIVNIQRGGPGLGDISASQADYFQAVKGGGHGDYRIIVLAPSSVQEMADLVYDAFDLADKYRNPVMILGDAQVGQLMEPIEFRRKPKETFSPKDWALTGAMGRKRNIVKSFYPVKGQLEEFNAHLQKKYRKIEDHEVRYEAINTHGADVILVAYGTSARICKEVVRKSQQMEFRVGLIRPITLWPFPKQFIRTISGRATCILTVEMSAGQMVEDVRLAVEGRCAVHFYGRTGGGVPTSLEIMKKIAEIVPDNLVAKVHGVLQLVEAK; translated from the coding sequence ATGAAACAATTATTAATGGGAAATGAGGCTGCTGCAGAAGCAGCGATACAAGCTGGTTGCAGGTATTATTACGGGTATCCGATTACTCCTCAGAATGAGCTTATCAATTATATGGCAGTAAGAATGCCCCAGGTGGGAGGTACCTTTATTCAGGCCGAGAGTGAGATTGCAGCAATTAGTATGGTACATGGAAGTGCTGCAGCAGGGGGCCGTACCATGACGTCATCTTCAAGCCCAGGCATTAGTCTGAAACAGGAAGGAATATCCTATCTGGCGGGGAGTGAACTTCCCTGCGTGATTGTAAATATCCAAAGGGGAGGTCCCGGTCTGGGTGATATTTCTGCATCACAGGCTGATTACTTTCAGGCAGTAAAAGGAGGAGGACACGGTGATTATCGTATCATTGTGCTGGCACCATCTTCTGTACAGGAAATGGCGGATCTCGTATACGATGCCTTTGATTTGGCTGACAAATACCGTAATCCCGTCATGATTCTCGGGGATGCACAAGTCGGGCAGTTGATGGAGCCTATTGAATTCCGCAGAAAGCCGAAGGAAACCTTTTCTCCGAAAGACTGGGCGCTAACAGGTGCCATGGGGAGAAAGAGAAATATCGTAAAATCGTTTTATCCGGTGAAAGGCCAACTGGAAGAATTCAATGCCCATTTACAGAAAAAATACAGAAAGATAGAAGACCATGAGGTTCGCTATGAGGCGATTAATACCCATGGTGCTGATGTTATTCTGGTTGCATATGGTACCTCAGCACGCATATGTAAAGAAGTTGTCAGAAAAAGTCAGCAGATGGAATTTCGTGTAGGTCTCATACGCCCTATTACCCTATGGCCGTTTCCGAAGCAGTTTATCAGGACTATTTCAGGGAGGGCAACCTGCATTTTAACTGTCGAAATGAGTGCAGGACAAATGGTCGAGGATGTAAGACTGGCAGTCGAGGGCAGATGTGCAGTTCATTTTTATGGAAGAACAGGCGGAGGGGTGCCAACATCCCTGGAAATTATGAAAAAAATAGCAGAGATCGTACCCGATAATCTCGTTGCCAAAGTACATGGGGTACTTCAACTGGTTGAGGCAAAATAA
- a CDS encoding exodeoxyribonuclease VII small subunit translates to MKFADVLKGLEDIVERLERGDLSLDETLSEYEKGIKLYKQCVTMLEHAEKKIQMLIKDENGNFLTKDFESAD, encoded by the coding sequence ATGAAATTTGCAGATGTGTTAAAAGGATTGGAAGATATCGTGGAACGCCTTGAAAGAGGAGACTTATCACTTGATGAAACCTTGTCTGAATATGAAAAGGGTATTAAACTCTATAAACAGTGTGTTACTATGCTTGAGCATGCGGAAAAGAAAATCCAAATGCTTATAAAAGATGAAAATGGTAACTTTCTTACAAAAGATTTTGAAAGTGCGGACTAA
- a CDS encoding NAD(+)/NADH kinase, with translation MKKILVLGDISRKKISDTVFRLKPWLEKYVAIEIVNLSKEKKIEIEKKDAEIAVVFGGDGAILSTCRALGRDQIPIIGVHMGKFGFLAEVMERDVCVALEKIFRGDYMIRKRMLLFCHIERDGKIITETTGINDAVISRSSLSRLIAIKLRIDGEEVATYRADGLIVSTPLGSTAHSLSAGGPLVTPDLRAFIIVPMCPHTLTNRPLVVSSDVRIEMELLSDLSGAGLTVDGQVFTELEAGDKVRVVRSDIEVQMIDTGTRTFYGVLQEKLRWGGQPNYGDN, from the coding sequence ATGAAAAAAATTCTCGTCTTAGGCGACATCAGCAGAAAAAAGATATCTGATACTGTTTTCAGGTTGAAACCTTGGCTGGAGAAATACGTTGCTATTGAAATTGTTAATCTCTCAAAAGAAAAAAAGATTGAAATAGAAAAAAAAGATGCTGAGATTGCTGTTGTTTTTGGTGGTGACGGAGCAATTCTTTCGACATGCAGGGCCCTCGGCAGGGATCAGATACCAATTATCGGCGTTCATATGGGAAAGTTTGGTTTCCTTGCAGAAGTTATGGAAAGAGACGTATGCGTTGCTCTGGAAAAGATATTCAGAGGGGATTACATGATACGGAAAAGAATGCTGCTTTTCTGTCACATTGAGCGTGACGGTAAGATAATCACTGAGACTACAGGGATTAATGATGCGGTGATTTCACGCTCGTCTTTATCAAGATTGATCGCAATCAAGCTGCGTATTGATGGAGAGGAGGTAGCAACCTACAGGGCAGACGGGTTAATTGTATCGACTCCTTTGGGTTCAACAGCGCATTCATTGTCTGCCGGCGGACCGTTAGTGACACCTGACCTGCGTGCTTTTATCATTGTACCGATGTGTCCCCATACCCTTACCAACAGGCCACTTGTTGTTTCATCTGACGTCAGGATTGAGATGGAACTCTTATCCGACTTAAGCGGTGCCGGACTGACCGTTGATGGTCAGGTTTTTACGGAATTAGAGGCAGGTGATAAAGTAAGGGTTGTGCGGTCTGATATTGAAGTTCAGATGATCGATACGGGTACAAGGACATTTTATGGAGTATTACAGGAAAAATTACGTTGGGGAGGGCAACCGAATTATGGCGATAATTAG